One Methanobacterium alcaliphilum genomic window carries:
- a CDS encoding VOC family protein, which translates to MATQYICSLLTVKDINKSKKFYKNVLNQEIELDHGENVSFSGGFAIHDRDHFKNLINKPISGPQNNIELYFESEDMESIQSKLKLIGVSFLHEIFEQPWGQRVMRFYDPDNYIIEIGEPIEFTIVRFFKDGLSAEQIVQRTSMPLNIVKTVIKSLN; encoded by the coding sequence TTGGCAACACAGTATATTTGTTCTCTTTTAACAGTAAAAGACATAAATAAATCAAAAAAATTCTATAAAAATGTTTTAAATCAAGAAATAGAATTAGATCATGGCGAAAACGTTTCGTTTAGTGGAGGTTTTGCGATTCATGATAGAGATCACTTCAAAAACTTAATTAATAAACCCATAAGTGGTCCTCAGAATAATATAGAATTATATTTTGAATCAGAGGATATGGAAAGCATACAAAGTAAATTAAAATTAATTGGCGTTTCATTTTTACATGAAATATTTGAACAACCATGGGGGCAGCGCGTAATGCGTTTTTATGACCCAGATAATTATATTATCGAAATAGGAGAACCCATAGAATTTACAATAGTGAGATTTTTTAAAGATGGATTGAGTGCAGAACAAATAGTTCAGCGAACTTCTATGCCCCTAAATATTGTTAAAACAGTTATTAAATCCCTGAATTAA
- a CDS encoding DUF6790 family protein, translated as MLYIWPTITALLVILLLVKNKKSLNTNKIIEIFLLSFLVVMVGIGSIWTFLGHTFMAAQIAAYIGWPAGSPFQFEVACANLSFGVLGILSWKFRDNFWTATIIGYTVFFWGAAYGHIMDMINFQNYAPGNVGAPLYMDIIMPIILIILLVAYKLSENKAETIE; from the coding sequence ATGCTATATATCTGGCCCACAATAACGGCACTACTTGTAATTTTACTACTTGTGAAAAATAAAAAATCACTAAATACAAATAAAATAATTGAAATTTTTCTTTTATCCTTTCTGGTTGTGATGGTAGGAATAGGTTCAATATGGACTTTTTTGGGACATACATTTATGGCAGCACAAATTGCAGCTTACATAGGATGGCCTGCTGGAAGCCCCTTTCAGTTTGAAGTAGCATGTGCAAACTTAAGCTTTGGTGTATTGGGTATTTTATCCTGGAAATTTAGAGATAACTTTTGGACTGCAACTATTATAGGTTACACTGTATTCTTCTGGGGTGCAGCCTATGGTCACATCATGGACATGATTAACTTTCAAAACTATGCACCGGGTAATGTTGGAGCACCACTATATATGGACATTATCATGCCCATAATCCTGATTATTCTGTTAGTTGCTTATAAACTATCAGAGAATAAAGCTGAAACTATAGAATAA
- a CDS encoding PLP-dependent aminotransferase family protein — MSKMQENTGNQYKFAQRMSNTPRSFVREILKVTENPEIISFAGGLPNPQSFPVGPISTSVSEVLEESGSEALQYSTTEGYTPLRKYIAERYSSQGLNVNEDEILITNGSQQCLDLVGKVFLDKGDTVLLEKPTYLAAIQAFSLYEVQFKSVRLLEDGVDIDEMENMLSTENIKLFYAVTNFQNPTGITYSNNKRKKLAKLMRDYDTILIEDNPYGEIRFMGSSIPPVKSYLDEGILFGSFSKIVSPGMRLGWIVAREKVMEKLIIAKQASDLHSNYFTQRIVYQYLNTNPVDEHIQKIRNLYKKQRNLMIKMIEEHFPPQVKYTQPEGGMFLWVTLPEGTSSLELFDRAIEENVAFVPGQAFFAEGNGENTMRLNFTNSDDKGIEEGIKRLGNVIKERLSQN; from the coding sequence ATGTCAAAAATGCAAGAAAACACAGGGAATCAATACAAATTTGCCCAAAGAATGTCAAATACTCCTCGTTCTTTTGTTCGTGAAATTTTAAAGGTTACAGAAAACCCAGAAATAATATCTTTTGCAGGAGGGCTTCCTAATCCTCAGAGTTTCCCTGTGGGCCCTATATCTACTTCAGTTAGTGAAGTTTTAGAAGAAAGTGGTTCAGAAGCATTGCAGTACAGTACCACGGAAGGTTATACTCCTTTAAGAAAATACATTGCAGAAAGATATTCTTCACAGGGATTAAATGTAAATGAAGATGAGATTTTGATTACAAATGGTTCTCAGCAGTGCCTTGATTTGGTAGGTAAGGTATTTCTGGATAAAGGCGATACGGTTCTTTTAGAAAAACCCACTTATTTGGCGGCTATACAGGCATTTAGTTTATATGAAGTGCAATTTAAGTCCGTGCGCTTATTAGAAGATGGGGTAGATATAGATGAAATGGAAAATATGCTTTCCACCGAAAATATTAAACTATTTTATGCTGTCACCAATTTTCAAAATCCAACTGGTATTACTTATTCAAATAATAAAAGAAAAAAACTGGCAAAGCTTATGAGAGATTATGATACCATCCTAATCGAGGATAATCCTTATGGAGAAATACGTTTTATGGGAAGTAGTATTCCTCCTGTAAAATCCTATCTGGATGAAGGGATATTATTTGGTTCTTTTTCAAAGATAGTTTCACCAGGTATGCGTTTAGGGTGGATAGTGGCCCGAGAAAAAGTGATGGAAAAATTGATAATCGCCAAACAGGCTTCAGATTTACATTCTAATTATTTTACTCAAAGAATAGTTTATCAGTACTTGAATACAAATCCAGTGGATGAGCATATACAGAAAATAAGAAACCTTTACAAAAAACAACGAAATCTTATGATAAAAATGATTGAAGAACATTTTCCACCGCAAGTTAAATACACTCAACCCGAGGGAGGAATGTTTTTATGGGTAACTTTACCAGAAGGAACCTCATCATTGGAACTATTTGACCGCGCCATTGAAGAAAATGTAGCATTTGTTCCAGGGCAGGCTTTTTTTGCAGAAGGAAATGGTGAAAATACAATGCGATTGAATTTCACTAATTCTGATGATAAAGGTATTGAAGAAGGCATTAAAAGGCTGGGAAATGTTATTAAAGAACGATTATCTCAAAATTAA
- a CDS encoding 4Fe-4S double cluster binding domain-containing protein: MRIPLVGFAGADRWENPPLNLPNNFKNWIPTEFWPRSIYPETETVIVIGLPVQLPIVETAPSIFYHELYKTVNSLLDLKAYELSEILNQKGFASIYIPRDGYGDIDILLKNPLTFFSHRHAAYLSGLGSFGQNNVILTPEYGPRVRFTSIFTSAVIESDPIHGDDLCTRCLRCIDECPVNAIPPLPSSDKNVFPEIIDKISCAKRSKSLREKYTSPCGICIKVCPIGKDRKLFSRENMDIYNSSERFKKYKNAWNHVKSYGGHE; encoded by the coding sequence ATGAGGATTCCATTAGTAGGGTTTGCAGGTGCAGATAGGTGGGAAAATCCCCCTCTTAATCTCCCGAATAATTTTAAAAATTGGATACCTACTGAATTTTGGCCTCGGAGCATATATCCTGAAACTGAAACAGTTATAGTCATAGGACTGCCAGTTCAACTACCAATAGTAGAAACTGCTCCTTCAATTTTTTATCATGAGCTTTATAAAACTGTAAATTCTCTTTTAGATTTAAAAGCATATGAATTATCAGAAATATTAAATCAAAAAGGTTTTGCCTCGATTTACATTCCACGTGATGGATACGGCGACATTGATATCCTTCTCAAAAACCCATTAACTTTCTTTTCCCATAGACATGCTGCTTACCTCTCAGGGCTTGGATCTTTTGGGCAGAATAATGTGATTTTGACACCAGAATATGGCCCTCGGGTAAGATTCACTTCTATCTTTACTTCCGCAGTAATAGAATCTGACCCTATTCATGGAGATGATCTCTGTACTCGGTGCTTGCGTTGTATTGATGAGTGTCCTGTAAATGCCATACCACCGCTTCCATCTTCAGATAAAAATGTTTTTCCTGAAATTATTGACAAAATAAGTTGTGCTAAAAGAAGTAAAAGTCTGAGAGAAAAATACACCAGCCCCTGTGGTATTTGTATCAAAGTTTGTCCCATTGGAAAAGATAGAAAATTGTTTTCAAGAGAAAATATGGATATTTACAATTCCAGTGAACGTTTTAAAAAATATAAAAATGCTTGGAATCATGTGAAGTCTTATGGAGGGCATGAATAA
- a CDS encoding cation-translocating P-type ATPase produces MDNFDLIDIEKISGLSESEAVARLEKYGYNELPSTEKRGFLDLMIDVIKEPMFLLLITCGSIYFILGDLQEGLMLMGFVVGIIAITFYQERKTENTLEALRDLSSPRAQVIRDGQRKRIAGREVVQGDILILEEGDRVPADAVVLSCTNLMVNESLLTGESVPVRKISCGGVIEMDKPGGDGIPSVYSGTMIVQGQGLAQAINTGLYSEMGKIGKTLKVLKTEDTPLQKESRALVMNMAIIGIFLCLLVIIAYGITRFNWINGFLAGITLAMAILPEEIPVVLTIFLALGAWRISQERVLTRRSHAIQAIGSCTVLCVDKTGTLTINDMIVSKIFAHEQFCDIKPHSNSLPENFHELVEFSILASQRDPFDPMEKSIKKLGSDTLSNTEHLHDDWSIIREYPLSTRLLAMSHVWNSPDKKKFIIAAKGAPEAIFDLCHFNEKQIANMDKNVALMAGEGLRVLAVAKASFTEKRLPGEQHDFVFKFLGLVGFLDPVRPNVKKAVQQCYDAGIQVVMITGDYIGTAKNIARKIGLDEKSKEITGIELNEMTDEELKKEIKEINIFARVVPEQKLRIVEAFKSHGEVVAMTGDGVNDAPALKSAQIGISMGGRGTDVAREASSLVLLDDDFFSIVSAVKMGRRIFDNIKKATAYIFAVHIPIVGMSLLPVLFQWPLVLFPVHIVFLELIIDPACSIVFEAEKSEANIMNRPPKSLKEPIFQREMMGLSILQGISVLIIVLLVYLISLALKQEENVARAMTFTTLIIANLSLILTNLSWSKTIIENIRSPNPALWWVIGGALAFLLVVLYIPYLQKLFSFGNLQVNDIIICFLSGIISILWFEVLKKFKKFN; encoded by the coding sequence TTGGATAATTTTGATTTAATAGATATTGAAAAAATATCTGGACTATCTGAGTCAGAAGCTGTAGCTAGACTGGAAAAATATGGCTATAATGAGTTACCGTCAACAGAAAAAAGAGGGTTTCTTGATCTGATGATAGATGTGATTAAAGAGCCTATGTTTTTACTTCTTATTACTTGCGGATCTATTTATTTTATTTTAGGAGACCTTCAAGAAGGTCTAATGTTAATGGGTTTTGTAGTAGGGATAATAGCCATCACATTTTACCAAGAGAGAAAAACTGAGAACACCTTAGAAGCATTACGAGACCTCTCCAGTCCCAGAGCGCAGGTAATTCGTGATGGGCAAAGAAAAAGGATTGCTGGGCGAGAAGTGGTTCAAGGCGATATTTTAATTTTAGAAGAAGGTGATCGGGTGCCTGCCGATGCAGTTGTTTTAAGCTGTACTAACCTGATGGTGAATGAATCACTCTTAACTGGCGAATCAGTACCGGTACGTAAAATATCCTGCGGAGGAGTTATAGAGATGGATAAACCAGGAGGGGATGGGATCCCTTCAGTATACTCTGGAACTATGATAGTACAGGGACAGGGACTAGCTCAAGCCATAAATACTGGTTTGTATAGCGAAATGGGGAAAATCGGTAAGACTTTGAAAGTCCTTAAAACAGAAGATACACCTTTACAAAAAGAAAGCAGGGCCCTGGTAATGAATATGGCCATTATTGGTATTTTTTTATGTTTACTGGTGATAATAGCATATGGAATAACGCGTTTTAATTGGATAAATGGATTTTTAGCAGGTATAACTCTGGCTATGGCCATTTTACCTGAAGAGATTCCAGTAGTATTAACTATTTTTTTAGCATTAGGTGCATGGCGAATATCACAAGAAAGAGTACTTACCCGACGTTCTCATGCAATTCAAGCTATAGGTTCTTGTACAGTACTTTGTGTTGATAAAACTGGCACTTTAACTATTAATGATATGATTGTAAGTAAAATTTTTGCTCACGAACAATTTTGTGATATAAAACCCCATTCCAACAGTCTGCCTGAAAATTTTCACGAATTAGTGGAATTTAGTATACTTGCCAGTCAAAGGGATCCTTTTGATCCCATGGAAAAATCTATTAAAAAATTAGGTTCTGATACACTTTCCAATACCGAGCATTTACACGATGACTGGTCCATCATACGAGAGTACCCATTATCAACCAGGTTACTGGCCATGTCCCATGTTTGGAATTCTCCTGATAAAAAAAAATTTATTATTGCAGCTAAAGGTGCGCCTGAAGCTATTTTTGATCTTTGCCATTTTAATGAGAAGCAAATAGCAAATATGGATAAAAATGTCGCATTAATGGCAGGTGAAGGTTTAAGAGTTTTAGCAGTAGCCAAAGCATCATTTACAGAAAAAAGATTGCCCGGCGAACAGCACGATTTTGTTTTTAAGTTTTTAGGGTTGGTTGGATTTTTAGATCCTGTGCGCCCCAACGTTAAAAAAGCGGTTCAACAATGTTATGATGCTGGAATTCAAGTAGTTATGATTACCGGAGATTACATTGGTACTGCTAAAAACATAGCACGTAAAATAGGACTTGATGAAAAATCAAAAGAAATTACAGGTATAGAATTAAATGAAATGACTGATGAAGAATTAAAAAAAGAAATTAAGGAAATAAATATTTTTGCCAGAGTAGTTCCTGAACAAAAACTGAGGATTGTTGAAGCTTTTAAATCGCATGGAGAAGTAGTTGCTATGACTGGTGATGGGGTTAACGACGCTCCTGCCCTTAAATCCGCGCAAATTGGAATAAGTATGGGTGGTAGGGGTACTGATGTAGCCAGGGAAGCATCTTCTCTAGTGCTCTTAGATGATGATTTTTTCTCTATTGTTTCTGCAGTTAAAATGGGTCGTAGAATTTTTGATAATATAAAAAAAGCCACAGCTTATATTTTCGCGGTGCACATCCCCATTGTTGGAATGTCCCTTCTTCCAGTTTTGTTTCAGTGGCCACTTGTTCTCTTCCCAGTACATATTGTATTTTTAGAGTTAATAATTGACCCTGCTTGTTCTATAGTCTTTGAAGCCGAAAAATCAGAAGCAAATATTATGAATCGCCCGCCTAAAAGCCTGAAAGAACCAATTTTTCAAAGAGAAATGATGGGGCTCAGCATATTACAGGGCATTAGTGTATTGATAATTGTTCTCCTTGTTTATCTTATATCCCTCGCTTTAAAGCAGGAGGAAAATGTGGCTCGTGCAATGACTTTCACCACACTCATCATAGCCAATTTATCATTAATTCTTACAAATCTTTCATGGTCTAAAACAATAATTGAAAATATCCGTTCACCCAACCCTGCACTATGGTGGGTTATTGGCGGTGCTTTAGCATTCTTATTAGTAGTTCTCTACATACCATACCTGCAAAAATTATTCAGTTTCGGAAATTTGCAGGTTAACGATATTATTATCTGTTTTTTATCTGGAATCATCAGCATATTATGGTTTGAGGTGCTAAAAAAGTTTAAAAAATTTAATTAA
- a CDS encoding pyridoxal phosphate-dependent aminotransferase, with product MINPANRVKSVEMSQIRKMFEIASPTAISLGLGEPDFDTPIHIRQAVVDALEEGFTHYTSNKGIPELREAISNKLASENKVKSDPESILVTVGASEALYMSTQAFVNPGDEVLIPDPGFLSYAACVKLSEGIPVPIPLKKENDLRMTIEDVEDLINPHTKAIILNSPCNPTGSVMKKKDIKGIAKLADDNDMLIISDEIYEKIIYSDKGQNKVKHYSPGQFSENAITINGFSKTYAMTGFRIAYIAACEHLSEELLKVHQYNTACASSISQKAALTAIKGPQKCVDEMLAEFKRRRNLIVSRLNDMGWECKSPQGAFYVFLDVRDSQEFVKQALNNDVVVVSGAGFGKTSTNYVRMSYATSYENIETAMERLENVKF from the coding sequence ATGATAAATCCAGCTAACCGAGTGAAATCCGTTGAAATGTCTCAGATAAGGAAAATGTTCGAAATTGCCAGCCCCACAGCCATAAGTTTAGGCCTTGGTGAACCCGATTTTGATACACCAATACATATCCGGCAGGCCGTGGTTGATGCATTGGAGGAAGGATTTACTCATTACACCTCAAATAAAGGTATCCCCGAATTAAGGGAAGCAATTTCCAACAAACTAGCATCTGAAAATAAAGTAAAATCAGATCCAGAATCAATATTAGTTACGGTAGGGGCTAGTGAAGCATTATATATGTCAACTCAAGCATTTGTAAACCCTGGCGACGAGGTACTTATACCAGACCCTGGTTTTTTATCTTATGCTGCTTGTGTGAAACTTTCAGAGGGAATTCCAGTACCCATTCCCTTGAAAAAGGAAAATGATTTGCGTATGACTATTGAGGATGTAGAAGACCTAATCAATCCCCATACTAAAGCCATTATATTGAATTCACCCTGCAATCCTACTGGAAGTGTTATGAAAAAGAAAGATATTAAGGGAATCGCTAAGTTGGCAGATGATAATGATATGTTAATCATATCTGATGAAATCTATGAAAAAATAATATACTCAGATAAAGGCCAAAACAAAGTAAAACATTACAGTCCAGGACAATTCAGTGAAAATGCTATCACCATTAATGGTTTTTCCAAGACTTATGCTATGACTGGTTTTCGGATTGCATATATTGCCGCTTGTGAACACTTGAGTGAAGAACTATTAAAAGTACACCAATACAACACCGCTTGTGCTAGTTCAATTTCACAGAAAGCTGCTTTAACTGCCATAAAAGGACCTCAAAAGTGTGTAGATGAAATGTTAGCCGAATTTAAAAGGAGAAGAAACCTCATAGTTTCCAGATTAAATGATATGGGCTGGGAATGTAAATCACCCCAGGGAGCATTTTATGTATTCCTCGATGTAAGAGATTCACAGGAATTTGTGAAACAAGCGCTTAATAATGACGTAGTTGTAGTCTCAGGAGCAGGATTTGGTAAAACAAGCACCAATTATGTGCGCATGTCTTATGCAACATCTTATGAAAATATTGAAACTGCAATGGAACGTCTAGAGAATGTAAAATTCTAA
- a CDS encoding radical SAM protein has translation MLQEHNVIIKNHRQVDIRFASCYPNLYRTAMSSLGFHILYDFLNSREDVWCERVIYPFATSFESSNHLKNFDLVSFSLQYEQDYFNVLEMLKKGNIPLRKSDRGDNDPLVIAGGPCATANPLPMSPFVDLFIVGEAEVILNEFINIYKELDNPRKEIDAFLDVEGIYIPDNYVKRAIVPDMDYACHPVFQVIPETDDKEFIPVFGSSILLGISRGCSRGCRFCMAGYLYRPRRETSLKKLFEIAEASRDVTKLNKVALIGAAVSDYSKIDELCYGLMERGFNLTTPSLRIESLSADTLSALQESGLKTITLAPESTCTIRKRMNKPIYDEQTFEVTKLALDRGMNVKLYFLLGTPHETKEDLLELSHLMTDIQKLSNRKNSVRFSVNPLIPKPHTPLQWEGFDLSLLKSKIKYLKSQLGKYPLKIDSPRTGLIQYVLSTCGSEIGDLIEKSMQNNLPLSEWKKFASPKDLESNLPWENIDVGLRDDFLKEEYLKMVSGKITPWCEESRCYNCGSCE, from the coding sequence ATGCTGCAAGAGCACAATGTGATAATAAAAAATCATCGGCAAGTTGATATTAGATTTGCATCCTGTTATCCTAATTTATACCGTACAGCAATGTCTTCTCTAGGTTTTCATATCCTATATGATTTTCTAAATTCAAGAGAAGATGTGTGGTGTGAGCGGGTTATTTATCCATTTGCTACTAGTTTTGAATCATCTAACCATTTGAAAAATTTTGATTTAGTGAGTTTTTCACTGCAATATGAGCAGGATTATTTTAATGTTCTTGAAATGTTAAAAAAAGGAAATATTCCCCTTAGAAAATCAGATCGTGGAGATAATGATCCCCTGGTAATTGCAGGAGGCCCCTGTGCTACGGCAAATCCCCTCCCAATGTCCCCATTTGTAGATCTTTTTATTGTTGGTGAAGCAGAAGTAATCCTAAATGAATTTATAAACATTTATAAAGAATTGGATAATCCCCGAAAGGAGATTGATGCCTTTTTAGATGTAGAAGGGATTTATATTCCAGATAACTATGTTAAAAGGGCTATAGTTCCTGATATGGATTACGCTTGTCATCCTGTTTTTCAGGTTATTCCTGAGACTGATGATAAAGAATTTATTCCTGTTTTTGGGTCATCAATTTTACTTGGTATTTCTAGGGGGTGTTCTAGAGGATGCCGATTCTGTATGGCAGGATATTTATACCGTCCCCGGCGAGAAACTTCCTTGAAAAAACTTTTTGAAATTGCTGAGGCAAGCAGGGATGTTACCAAACTCAATAAAGTGGCACTGATTGGTGCTGCTGTTTCAGATTATTCTAAAATTGATGAACTTTGCTATGGCCTTATGGAGAGAGGTTTTAATCTAACAACCCCTTCACTTAGAATAGAATCTCTTTCTGCAGACACATTATCTGCTTTGCAAGAGAGCGGACTGAAAACGATTACTTTAGCTCCAGAATCAACATGTACTATCCGGAAAAGAATGAACAAACCTATTTATGATGAGCAAACTTTTGAAGTAACAAAGCTAGCTTTAGATAGGGGGATGAATGTGAAGTTATATTTTTTATTAGGAACTCCTCATGAAACTAAAGAAGATCTTCTTGAGCTATCCCATCTAATGACAGATATTCAAAAGCTGTCTAATCGGAAAAATTCTGTGCGATTCAGTGTTAATCCCCTTATTCCTAAACCACATACTCCCCTGCAGTGGGAAGGATTTGATTTGAGTTTATTAAAATCAAAAATTAAATATTTGAAATCTCAACTTGGCAAGTACCCGTTAAAAATCGACAGCCCCCGCACAGGGTTGATACAATATGTGTTATCAACTTGTGGATCGGAGATAGGGGATTTAATTGAAAAGTCCATGCAAAATAATCTTCCATTGTCAGAATGGAAAAAATTTGCTTCGCCAAAAGATTTAGAATCGAATCTTCCTTGGGAAAATATTGATGTGGGGCTAAGAGATGATTTTTTAAAAGAAGAATATTTGAAAATGGTTTCAGGAAAAATAACTCCATGGTGTGAGGAATCCCGGTGTTATAACTGTGGTTCTTGTGAATAG
- a CDS encoding phosphopantetheine adenylyltransferase, producing MENTNKRIYNKVAVGGTFDKFHKGHSSLLDEAFKVGEEIVIGVTSDAFGGQKGDIDPCDTRMSNLRDFLLRYPQKSHVVRLDDPYGPTIHENDFDAIVVSKETEPTAIEINEIRKKNNLRPIDIVVIEMVSAEDGVPISSTRIRKGEIDRMGHLLKKIRNAFR from the coding sequence ATGGAAAATACTAATAAAAGAATTTATAATAAAGTTGCGGTGGGCGGTACTTTTGATAAATTTCATAAGGGTCACAGTTCTTTACTCGATGAAGCGTTTAAGGTAGGTGAAGAAATAGTAATTGGAGTAACCTCTGATGCTTTTGGAGGTCAAAAAGGAGACATTGATCCTTGTGATACTCGTATGTCTAATTTAAGAGATTTCTTATTGAGATATCCTCAAAAATCTCATGTTGTAAGATTAGATGATCCCTATGGCCCTACCATTCATGAAAATGATTTCGATGCTATTGTGGTAAGTAAAGAAACTGAACCTACTGCTATTGAAATAAATGAGATTCGTAAAAAAAATAATCTCCGACCCATAGATATTGTTGTAATTGAAATGGTATCTGCAGAAGATGGAGTTCCTATTTCATCTACCCGCATAAGAAAAGGTGAAATAGACCGCATGGGGCACTTACTTAAAAAGATTAGAAATGCATTTAGATAA
- a CDS encoding glycosyltransferase family 39 protein, whose protein sequence is MYREFLDKNKSIIFIIIMYLIAGALLLYYYQYQINDDGIVYITIANRYIQGNWDHVISSTWVPFLSWILIPFLLFAKSNFEKILFTKIACLFIGCFTIWGIYLLSSRFELGESYKTIFTMVMIPMVLQFSLQVTNPDILVATILIFYLYFIFDEKYPQSKNGLMAGFLGGLAYLAKVYAFPFFLVHFTAVNILNFKKNKKNIAKNFLYGLIVFFIISGAWILVISEENDKLTIGSNGGAYLNQYLIGPNATGHPMDHLGLFEPPHNDSYSILEDTSALITKSWSPFNSLEDFKFQLGLIYNNLIELGKILLWISVFSILIILWAIIVAYKKKDRIVITTLLTILIYVSGYLLFLILLRYFAMVYILLALLGVYLLNNLEKYSFKFDFKRLKPLLIIILIFSFCIGPVISINSNLEKQELNKDLHDLSQIINDEYSIQGNLASNDCWRTTHYLSFYLNSRYYGVQPGTDVNQYLLKNNIDYFLVWGDTSQMNLSSYEKVAFFEDTSNQRILFLTGTNLTIYAKK, encoded by the coding sequence ATGTATCGGGAGTTTTTAGATAAAAATAAATCAATAATATTTATAATTATAATGTATTTAATTGCTGGAGCATTATTATTATATTATTATCAATACCAAATTAATGATGATGGAATTGTTTATATAACAATTGCTAATCGATATATTCAAGGTAACTGGGATCATGTTATTAGTTCTACGTGGGTGCCATTTTTATCGTGGATTTTAATTCCTTTTTTATTATTTGCCAAAAGCAATTTTGAAAAAATTCTATTTACTAAAATAGCTTGTTTATTCATAGGTTGTTTTACCATATGGGGGATTTATTTACTTAGCTCTCGTTTTGAGTTAGGAGAATCTTATAAAACTATTTTTACTATGGTTATGATTCCGATGGTCTTGCAGTTTTCTCTTCAAGTCACTAATCCTGATATTTTAGTTGCTACCATATTAATTTTTTATTTATATTTCATTTTCGATGAAAAATATCCTCAAAGCAAAAATGGGCTAATGGCGGGATTTTTGGGCGGATTAGCCTATTTGGCTAAGGTATATGCTTTTCCTTTCTTTTTAGTACATTTCACAGCAGTCAATATACTTAATTTTAAAAAGAATAAAAAAAATATTGCAAAAAATTTTTTATATGGATTAATAGTATTTTTTATAATCAGCGGGGCCTGGATTTTAGTAATAAGTGAAGAAAATGATAAATTAACTATTGGCTCTAATGGAGGGGCTTATTTAAACCAATATTTAATAGGTCCTAATGCAACAGGACATCCTATGGATCACCTGGGACTATTTGAACCACCTCATAATGATTCATATAGTATTCTTGAAGATACTTCGGCACTGATTACTAAATCGTGGAGTCCTTTTAATTCGTTAGAAGACTTCAAATTCCAATTAGGATTAATTTATAACAATTTAATCGAGCTTGGGAAAATTTTATTGTGGATTTCGGTTTTTTCTATATTAATTATTCTATGGGCTATAATAGTGGCTTATAAAAAAAAGGACAGAATAGTTATAACTACTCTTTTAACAATCTTAATCTATGTTTCAGGGTATTTGCTATTTTTAATCCTCCTGAGATATTTTGCAATGGTTTATATTTTATTGGCTCTTTTAGGAGTATATTTATTAAATAATCTGGAAAAATATTCTTTTAAGTTTGATTTTAAAAGATTAAAACCACTATTAATAATTATTCTTATTTTTTCATTTTGTATAGGTCCAGTGATAAGCATAAATTCCAATTTAGAAAAGCAAGAATTAAATAAAGACCTTCATGATTTATCTCAGATTATTAATGATGAATATTCAATTCAGGGGAACCTTGCTTCTAATGATTGTTGGCGAACTACCCATTACCTGTCTTTTTATTTAAATTCTCGGTATTATGGGGTACAACCAGGTACGGATGTGAATCAGTATTTATTAAAAAACAATATTGATTATTTTTTAGTGTGGGGAGATACAAGTCAAATGAATTTAAGTAGTTATGAAAAGGTTGCATTTTTTGAAGATACATCTAATCAAAGAATACTTTTTTTAACAGGTACCAATCTTACTATATATGCTAAAAAATAG